DNA sequence from the Gordonia polyisoprenivorans genome:
CGCACGCAACGAATCGACAACCGCCGCACCCATTCCCGACGCCGATCCGCTCACCACGTATGTCCCCACACGTTCTCCCTCAGCCGTGGTTGCGTGAACGCGCCCCCCGTTGTTCTGCTCGCAGCGTACGGTCGTAGGCCTCGTTGAAAGCGCGCAATTCGCGTAACAGGACTTCGGGGGTACCGGGGTCGAGGTCGGCGAAGACCTGTTTGAGACGACTCACCCGCAGCATGCCGTCATGGGTGAATGCGGCCCGTCCGCTTTCGGTCGGGCGGATGAGCCTGCTCATCGAGCCCTCGACGTCGAAGCGTTCGAGGTAGCCGAGTTTGATCGCGGCGTTGACCTGCCGGTTGACCGTGGACTGTTCGAGGTCGAGTTCGTCGGTGAGTTCCCGCAGGGTCCGTGCACGGCCGTCGGCGAGGACGAGCAGGATCGCGAACGCCGAGCTCTCGAGTACCGACTCGGCGGGGTGTTCGCTCTTGCGTCGATGAAAGCGACTGAGTTCCTCGACGATGTCGCGGTAGAGCGGCGATGGCCACGGTGCGTGGTCGGCCCCG
Encoded proteins:
- a CDS encoding MarR family winged helix-turn-helix transcriptional regulator, giving the protein MSKEVAVGGFREGERNGTSRPAPVTFDGADHAPWPSPLYRDIVEELSRFHRRKSEHPAESVLESSAFAILLVLADGRARTLRELTDELDLEQSTVNRQVNAAIKLGYLERFDVEGSMSRLIRPTESGRAAFTHDGMLRVSRLKQVFADLDPGTPEVLLRELRAFNEAYDRTLRAEQRGARSRNHG